Proteins encoded in a region of the Chloracidobacterium sp. genome:
- a CDS encoding glutamate-5-semialdehyde dehydrogenase — translation MFDLRRHVAAAKDAACIAAGLDGHTKAQALLAMADAIHTRRAELQAANAKDLAAAEQAGLAAPLRDRLALTDKVLDAMVDGLREIAAQPDPVGEISELRRRPNGLLVGRMRIPLGVIAIIYESRPNVTVDAAALCLKAGNAVVLRGGSEAFHSNQALGRLMGDVLERFGLPAALITVIPTLERAVIGELLKLDDLIDVVIPRGGKELIRFVAEHSRIPVIKHFEGVCHTYLDAAADPDIAVPVVVNAKAQRPATCNATETLLVHTAAVDRCLLPVVQALVAAGVELRVCEQTQRALCERGFASEKIIAAQPSDFGCEFLDNILAVKVVADYAEAVAHIRTYGSNHTDAIITRDYTTAMRFIRDVGSSTVVVNASTRFADGQQLGLGAEIGISTTKLHAFGPMGARELTTQKFVVFGEGQTRT, via the coding sequence ATGTTTGACCTACGCCGACACGTCGCCGCCGCCAAGGATGCCGCCTGCATCGCCGCCGGGCTGGATGGCCATACGAAAGCGCAGGCGCTTCTCGCCATGGCGGACGCTATCCATACGCGCCGCGCTGAACTACAAGCCGCCAATGCTAAAGACCTTGCGGCGGCGGAGCAGGCTGGGCTAGCTGCGCCGCTGCGCGACCGGCTGGCGTTGACCGACAAGGTCCTAGACGCCATGGTGGACGGCCTGCGCGAGATTGCTGCCCAGCCTGACCCGGTGGGTGAAATCAGCGAACTCCGGCGGCGGCCAAACGGTTTGTTGGTGGGGCGAATGCGCATTCCGCTGGGCGTCATCGCCATCATTTACGAGTCGCGTCCGAACGTGACGGTGGACGCCGCCGCGTTGTGTCTCAAAGCGGGCAACGCGGTTGTGTTGCGCGGCGGCTCGGAGGCGTTTCATTCCAATCAGGCGTTGGGGCGGCTGATGGGCGACGTACTGGAGCGGTTTGGGCTGCCGGCGGCGCTCATTACTGTCATTCCAACGCTGGAGCGCGCCGTCATTGGCGAACTCCTGAAACTGGACGACCTTATTGATGTGGTCATCCCGCGTGGGGGCAAGGAACTGATTCGCTTTGTCGCCGAACACTCACGAATTCCGGTTATCAAGCATTTTGAGGGCGTTTGTCACACCTATCTTGACGCCGCCGCCGACCCGGACATCGCCGTACCGGTGGTGGTCAACGCCAAGGCGCAGCGGCCGGCGACCTGCAATGCGACAGAAACGCTGTTGGTACACACGGCCGCCGTTGACCGTTGTTTGTTGCCGGTGGTTCAGGCGCTGGTTGCGGCCGGCGTCGAGTTGCGGGTTTGTGAGCAGACGCAGCGGGCGCTGTGCGAACGCGGTTTTGCTTCGGAGAAAATCATTGCGGCGCAGCCATCTGACTTCGGGTGTGAATTCTTGGACAACATTCTCGCCGTCAAGGTGGTCGCCGATTACGCCGAGGCCGTCGCTCACATTCGGACTTACGGTTCCAACCACACTGACGCCATCATCACCCGTGATTACACCACAGCCATGCGCTTCATCCGCGACGTTGGTTCGTCAACCGTTGTCGTCAACGCCTCGACGCGCTTTGCCGACGGTCAACAACTTGGTCTTGGTGCAGAGATTGGCATCAGCACGACGAAACTTCATGCGTTTGGCCCGATGGGCGCGCGGGAGTTGACGACGCAGAAATTTGTCGTATTTGGCGAGGGACAAACGCGCACTTGA